One Oryza glaberrima chromosome 10, OglaRS2, whole genome shotgun sequence DNA segment encodes these proteins:
- the LOC127785937 gene encoding putative disease resistance protein RGA3, whose amino-acid sequence MTCLEHVNDMEEAVHAHLASKKFLEKVGLSWNGSNEQAEQIMEHLKPPTTIRWLGSPDYKKLITLDEEKFPKLPKFPKFRSPPGIKSNFEIENPALNLYDFKKCTVVPCLGLLPLLENLSIKGWDGLVSMNCSQFCGSNTASFRSLKKLHLERLDMLHRWDGDNICSFPSLLELVVKKCQKLELVADKLPSLTKITVEGSPNFCGLRNFPSLTHVNVTESGEWIWGSWSGLSSPISIILSKLPTVHLPSGPRWFHSSLQRLDISHCKNLECMPEDWPPCNLSHFSVRHCPQLHKLPSGIRHLRALEDLEIIDCGQLTCLPDLDRLTSLLWMEISNCGSIQFLPYLPSSMQFLSINNCPQLRLSCMKEGSLDQAKIKRIFSVWIDGAEVFSSAD is encoded by the exons ATGACCT GTCTGGAACATGTTAATGATATGGAAGAAGCTGTGCATGCGCATTTGGCTTCAAAGAAGTTCCTCGAAAAGGTAGGGCTTTCATGGAACGGCAGCAATGAACAAGCTGAACAAATTATGGAGCACCTAAAACCACCAACCACAATCAGGTGGCTTGGTTCTCCAGACTACAAGAAGCTAATCACTTTGGAcgagg agaaatttccgaaattacctaaatttccgaaatttcggtcaCCCCCCGGCATAAAATCCAATTTCGAAATTGAAAACCCAGCTTTGAACCTCTATGATTTCAAGAAATGCACTGTTGTCCCTTGCCTTGGACTATTACCTCTTTTGGAAAATCTCAGCATCAAGGGATGGGATGGGTTGGTCTCCATGAATTGCAGTCAATTTTGTGGTAGCAATACTGCTAGTTTCCGGTCTCTAAAGAAATTGCATTTGGAGAGGTTGGACATGTTGCATAGATGGGATGGAGACAACATATGCTCATTCCCTAGCCTTCTTGAGCTTGTTGTCAAAAAATGCCAAAAGCTGGAGCTAGTTGCTGACAAGCTTCCTTCACTGACAAAGataacagtggaaggatcacCAAATTTCTGTGGTCTTCGGAATTTCCCATCTCTGACACATGTGAATGTTACTGAAAGTGGTGAGTGGATTTGGGGATCATGGAGCGGGCTTTCTTCTCCAATATCCATCATATTGAGCAAATTGCCAACAGTGCACTTACCCTCAGGGCCGAGATGGTTCCATTCATCTTTACAACGCCTTGATATCAGTCACTGCAAGAACCTGGAGTGTATGCCTGAGGATTGGCCGCCATGTAATCTGAGCCACTTCTCTGTTAGGCACTGCCCTCAGCTTCATAAGCTGCCTAGTGGCATTCGGCACCTGCGAGCATTGGAAGATTTGGAGATTATTGATTGTGGGCAGCTTACTTGCCTCCCAGATTTGGATCGCCTTACTTCATtactatggatggagatttcAAACTGTGGTTCAATTCAATTCCTGCCATACCTGCCTAGTTCAATGCAGTTTTTAAGTATAAATAACTGCCCGCAGCTTAGACTTTCATGCATGAAGGAGGGAAGCTTAGATCAAGCGAAGATCAAACGCATCTTTTCAGTATGGATTGATGGGGCTGAAGTGTTCAGTTCTGCCGAC
- the LOC127786151 gene encoding uncharacterized protein LOC127786151 produces the protein MAESEEASTPPRPPCKRPRHADHPVLPDDLVVGHILARVPAAAVVRLRAVCRAWRAALTSDHFVRVRRALRTATDDGRPEIVFFAPAAAGGSATAAFYTCKLASDGSGSSAARELVTVGNLPAEDDLVVLTTKPCNGLTLLFQASSSEYYVCNLSTGEHVSLPPYAAAAKPDPYDDGAYGRSSTGLGFDPAAGEHKVVRLYEEEKERGQERCEMYSLVSGGGWRPSAGRVPPGVTRCLEGRSPVFLDGCFYWHMDTARLGAVEASILLGSPPVRVILSLSLATEQFGWIPTPEELAREVSHLAELDGSLCAVVDLRLVAEEYELWTWSGAAAPSSPSASWSRRCRISLTSLERPMRDELGLGLRVLPLCTSPDGKVLLATSRHKVYAYDAGSNRVDTVFSMHHWVDVPVEPALMLNIALHEESVVAVGGGRRRRGDVGRRLKMEVGKSGVVVGKRAGRLDRHPSDPKPEAFQMMKRMIGLAQILFHN, from the coding sequence ATGGCAGAATCCGAAGAAGCTTCgacgccgcctcggccgccgtgCAAGAGGCCTCGGCACGCTGATCATCCGGTGTTGCCGGACGACCTGGTCGTCGGCCACATCCTCGCGCGCGTcccggcggccgccgtcgtTCGCCTCCGCGCGGTCTGCCGGGCGTGGCGCGCCGCGCTCACCTCCGACCACTTCGTCCGCGTGCGCCGCGCTCTCAGGACGGCCACCGACGACGGCCGCCCGGAGATCGTCTTcttcgcgccggcggcggccgggggctccgccaccgccgccttctaCACCTGCAAGCTAGCGTCGGACGGATCGGGCTCATCGGCGGCGCGCGAGCTCGTCACCGTGGGCAACCTTCCCGCCGAGGACGACCTCGTCGTGCTCACCACCAAGCCGTGCAACGGGCTCACGCTGCTGTTCCAGGCCAGCTCGTCGGAGTATTACGTCTGCAACCTGTCCACCGGCGAGCACGTCTCCCTGCCGCCGTACGCGGCGGCTGCCAAACCTGATCCGTACGACGACGGCGCCTACGGACGCTCGAGCACGGGGCTCGGCTTCGACCCAGCGGCCGGCGAGCACAAGGTCGTTAGGCTctacgaggaggagaaggagagagggcAGGAGCGCTGCGAGATGTACAGCCTGGTGtccggcggcggatggcggccGTCCGCCGGGCGCGTGCCGCCGGGCGTGACCAGGTGTCTCGAAGGGCGGTCGCCGGTGTTCCTGGACGGCTGCTTCTACTGGCACATGGACACTGCCCGCCTCGGTGCCGTCGAAGCCAGCATCCTCctcggctcgccgccggtgcGCGTCATCCTGTCGCTCTCCCTCGCCACGGAGCAGTTCGGATGGATTCCTACACCGGAGGAGCTGGCGCGCGAGGTCAGCCACCTCGCCGAACTAGACGGATCCCTGTGCGCGGTGGTGGACCTCcgcctcgtcgcggaggagtaCGAGCTCTGGACatggagcggcgccgccgcacccagctcgccgtcggcgtcgtggTCGCGGCGCTGCCGCATCAGCTTGACGAGCCTAGAGCGGCCGATGAGGGACGAGCTAGGCCTGGGGCTCCGCGTCCTCCCGCTCTGCACGTCGCCGGACGGGAAGGTCCTGCTGGCCACGAGCCGGCACAAGGTGTACGCCTACGACGCCGGCAGCAACCGCGTGGACACGGTGTTCTCGATGCACCACTGGGTGGACGTGCCCGTGGAGCCGGCCCTGATGCTCAACATCGCCCTGCACGAGGAaagcgtcgtcgccgtcggcggcgggcgccgccgccgcggcgacgtggGCCGGCGGCTGAAGATGGAGGTCGGGAAGAGCGGCGTGGTGGTGGGCAAGCGAGCGGGACGGCTTGACCGGCACCCGTCCGATCCAAAGCCGGAAGCTTTCCagatgatgaagaggatgatcGGCCTCGCACAGATTTTGTTTCATAATTAG